The nucleotide sequence TACCGGTTGACGCCGCCGATGATCGAGGCGATCTCGGCCCGGACGTGCCGCCGCAGCGCCCGCACCTCGTCCTTCGACGGCGGGTCGCCGGTGAACCACGCGCGGGTCAGCCGGGCGGCGCCGAGCGGCAGCGACACCGCGACGTCGGGGTTCTCGTCGCCGCCGGCGGCCAGCTCGAGCGAGCCGCCGCCGATGTCGACGCTGAGCAGCCGCCCCGCCGACCACCCGTACCAGCGGCGCACCGCGAGGAACGTCAGCCGCGCCTCGTCCTCGCCGGACAGGATCTGCAGGTCGACGCCGGCCTCGTCGCGCACGCGGTCCAGGACGGCGGTGCCGTTGACGGCCTCGCGCAGCGCCGACGTCGCGAACGCCAGCATGGACGTGGCGCCCTTGTCCTCGGCCGCCTCGACCGCGTCGCGGCAGGTCTGCACCAGCCGGTCGGCGCCCTCGCCGCTAATGGAGCCGGAGTCGTCGAGCAGCTCGACCAGGCTCAGATCGGTCTTCTGCTTGTACGCCGGCAGCGGACGCGCGCCCCGGTGGGCGTCGACCAGCAACAGATGGACGGTGTTGGAACCGACGTCGAGCACACCCATGCGCACGAAAAAGACGATACTCGTGGGGTGGAGCTGCGGACACACGGAGCGCGAGCCTGGGTGGAGTTCACCGATCCGGCCGACGACGGCCAGGTGCTGCGCTGCGACCTGACCTGGCTGACGTCCCGGTGGACGTGCATCTTCGGGCAGGGCTGCCCCGGCATCTACGCCGACCGGCCCGACGACGGCTGCTGCACGCACGGCGCCCACTTCTCCGATGACGACGACGAGAAGCGCGTGCGCGGCTACGCGAGCCGGCTCGGCCCCGAGGTCTGGCAGCTGCGCGACGAGGGGCTGCGCGGCGGCGTCGTCGAGATCGACGACGAGGGCGAGCACAAGACCCGCGTCGTCGACGGCGCGTGCGTGTTCCTGAACCGGCCCGGGTTCGCCGGCGGCACCGGCTGCGCGCTGCACGCGTTCGCGCTGGCGTCCGGGCAGCACCCGCTGGAGACCAAGCCCGACGTGTGCTGGCAGCTGCCGATCCGGCGGTCCTACCGCGACGCCGAGCGGCCGGACGGGACGACGTACCTCGAGATCTCGATCGGCGAGTACGACCGCGCCGGCTGGGGCGCCGGCGGCCACGACATGAACTGGTACTGCACCACGGCGACCGAGGCGCACGTCGGGCGCGAGCCGGTCTACCGGTCGAACGAGCCGGAGCTGCGGGCGCTCGTCGGCGACAAGGCCTACGAGCAGCTGGCCGAGCACTGCGAGGCGTTCCTCGCCGCCCAGCTGCCGCTGCTGGTGCACCCGGCGACGGCGGCGGCGAACCCGCCGGACTGAGTCCCCCGCCCACCCCAAGTTGATCTTGGAGTTGTTCGCCAATTACTGGGCGAATTGTCCGATTGATGGCCGAACTACTCCAAGATCAACTTGGGGGCGGGGCGGGGTGGGCGGGGCCGGGTCCGGCACCGGACAGCGAGAGGCCGCCGGACCCGAACCTCTCGGTCGGGCCGGCGGCCTCTACAGGGGAGTTGCTGTTACTGCTGGACCTGGCGGCGGTTCACCGCGAACGCGGCGGCCGCACCGGCGAGCAGCAGGCCGACGGCAACGAACAGCAGCTGGCTCGACGCACCGGTGTCCGGCAGCGACTCGCCGTCACCGGAACCGTCGTCGGCACCGTCAGCGGCGCCGTCGTCGGAGCCGTCCTCGGCGCCGTCGTCAGTGCCGTCGACCTCGGTCCCGTCGACCTCGGTCCCGTCGACCTCGGTGCCCTCGACCTCGGTGCCCTCGACCTCGGTGCCCTCGACTCGGTGCCCTCGACCTCGGTACCTTCGACCTCGGTGCCCTCGACCTCGGTGCCCTCGACCTCGGTGCCCTCGACCTCGGTGCCCTCGACCTCGGTGCCCTCGACCTCGGTACCTTCGACCTCGGTGCCCTCGACCTCGGTACCTTCGACCTCGGTGCCCTCGACCTCGGTCCCATCGACCTCGGTCTCAGCCTCGGCGCGATCGCAGGCCTGGTAGTAGGCCTCCTGGCTGCCGATCAGGGCGTTGAGCGGACCCTGCCACAGCCACGGCAGCGCACAGGCATCGTTGAGGATGTCGATGCTGCCGCCGTCCTCGCCAGGTGCTGCGACGAGGCTGCTCAGCAGGTCCGTCGACGGCGCGTCAGCGCCGCTGCAGGCGGTGTAGTGGGCCGACTGCTCGCCCAGCACCGCGTTGATCGGACCCTGCCACAGCCACGGCGCGGCGCAGGCGTTGTTCAGCAGGTTGACACCGTCGCCGGTCAGCGTGCCGTCGTTGTTGCAGGCGGCGTAGTGCGCGGACTGACCGTCGTTGAACCCGTTGACCGGGCCCTGCCACAGCCACGGCAGCGCACAGACGTTGTTGCCAACGTTGAGCCCGTCGCCGTAGGTGGTGCCGTCGCTGTTGCACGCGACGTACGTGGCCTCCTGGCCCTCGACGAACACGTTCGCCGGACCCTGCCAGAGCCACGGGAGTGCGCAGGCACCGTTGAGCACGTTGATGCCGTCGCCGTAGGTGGTCTCTTCGGTGTTGCAGACCACGTAGTAGGCGGACTGGTCCTCGACGCCGCCGTTGGCCGGACCCTGCCAGAGCCAGGGCGCCGCGCAGGCGTTGTTGAGGACGTTGATGCCATCGCCGTAGGAGTCGGCATTGTTGTTCAGGACGTTGATGCCGTCGCCGATGGCGATGCCGGTGTTGCCGTTGCAAGCCTCGTAGAAGGCCTCCTGGCCGCCGACGAAGATGTTGAACGGTCCCTGCCACAGCCAGGGCAGTGCGCACAGGCTGTTGCCGACCTCGATGTCGCCGAGGCCGAGGGTGTCGAGCAGGCCGTTGGCCTCCTCGACGCTGGTGATCTCGTTGGGGAGCTCAACCCCCTTGCTCTCCTCGGCCGTGGCCGCCGGCACGCTCATAGCGAAACAGGCGGCGAGCGCAGCGCCGGCCACAACGGCGCCACGCAGCACTGTCTTCAACACAATTCTCCTCAAATCATTCGAAAGGTGTTTCCCAGGCAACCTGTTTTCTGGGTGCCCGCCAGGGAGTACATTCGACCCACTGGCCAGGGGTGTCAAGGTACTCTACAAAAGGTCAATCATCTAGGTGACATACCGGCGACAGCACTTTTCGAAGCCCTTTCTGTCCGAATTCGTGAAGAGCGTCTGCAATAATGTGGACGTGCGCCGCGACGTCATACCGAGTCCGAACATCTGGCACTATCCGGACGTCTACGAGATCGAGAACCGCGGCGTCGACCCCGGCGGCGTTCTCGAGGCCGCGATGCTGCGCATCCACGACTGGGCCGGGCTCGACCTCCTCGACGTCGGCTGCGGCACCGGGTTCCATCTCCCCCGGTTCGCGGCGTCCGCCCGCCGCGTCGTCGGCGTCGAGCCGCACCCGCCGCTGGTGCGACGCGCTCAGCAGCGGGTGGCGGCGCTGCCGGCCGCGGTCCGCTCGCGCATCACCGTCCTGCGCGGCAAGGCGCAGCAGCTGCCGCTCCCGCCGGCGTCGGTCGACGTCGTGCACGCCCGCTGGTCCTATTTCTTCGGACCCGGCAGCGAGCCGGGGCTGGCCGAGCTGGGCCGGGTGCTGCGACACGGCGGCACCGCGTTCGTCATCGACAACGACGCCACCCGGTCGACGTTCGGCCGCTGGTTCCGCACCGCGCTGCCGTCGTACGACGCCGAGGCGGTGGAGCGGTTCTGGGCCCGGCAGGGCTGGCAGCGCGAGCCGCTGACGATGCGCTGGGAGCTGCCCGACCGCGCCGCGTTCGAAGCCGTCGTGCGGATCGAGTTCGACCCCGAGAACGCCGAGGCGATCCTGACCGAGCACGACGCCGCCTCCGTCGACTACGCCGTCAACCTGTTCTGGCGCCGCTTCTGACGCACGGTTGTCGGACCGGCCGTCTACGGTTCTGGTCATGGCGAAGGCGAAGACGACGGCCCCGGTCTTCCGGTGCTCCGAGTGTGGCTGGTCCACGGCCAAGTGGGTCGGCCGGTGCGGCGAGTGCCAGGCATGGGGCACGGTCGAGCAGGCCGGCACGGCGAAGGCCGGCGTCACGGCGGCCGGCCCGGTCACCGAGGCGGCCCAGCCGATCGGCTCGGTCGCCATCGAGGCCGCCCGCTCCCGGCCCACCGGCGTCGGCGAGTTCGACCGCGCGCTGGGCGGCGGGCTGGTCCAGGGCGCCGTCATCCTGCTGGCCGGCGAGCCGGGCGTCGGCAAGTCAACACTCCTACTCGACGTCACCGCACGGTGGGCGCACGAGGCCGGCCGGGCGCTCTACGTCACCGGTGAGGAGTCCGCGGCCCAGGTGCGGCTGCGGGCCGAGCGCATCGACGCCGTCGCCGACCATCTCTACCTCGCCGCCGAGACCGACCTGTCCGCCGTCCTCGGGCACATCGACGAGGTCCAGCCGTCGCTGCTGGTGCTCGACTCCGTCCAGACGGTGTCCAGCGCGGCCGTCGACGGCGCGGCCGGCGGCGTCACACAGGTGCGCGAGGTGGCCGCGTCGCTGATCCGCCTGGCCAAGGACCGCGGCATCGCCACCATCCTCGTCGGCCATGTCACCAAGGACGGCAGCATCGCCGGGCCGCGCGTGCTCGAGCACCTGGTCGACGTCGTGCTGCACTTCGAGGGCGACCGCCACTCCCGGCTGCGGCTGGTGCGCACGGTGAAGAACCGGTTCGGGCCGGCCGACGAGGTCGGCTGCTTCGACCTCACCGACACCGGCATCAGCTCGCTGGCCGACCCCACCGGGCTGTTCCTGTCGCGCCACGCCACACCGGTGCCGGGCACCTGCGTCACCGTCACGCTGGAGGGGCGGCGCCCGTTGCTCGGCGAGGTGCAGGCGCTGGTGGCGACGTCCGCGCTGGCCACGCCGCGGCGGGCGAACAGCGGGCTCGACTCCTCGCGCGTCGCCATGGTGCTGGCCGTGCTCGAGCGTCGCGGTCAGGTCCGGCTCAGCAACAGCGACGTCTACACGTCCACCGTCGGCGGCGCCAAGCTGTCCGAGCCGTCCACCGACCTCGCGTTGCTGCTGGCGGTGGCCGGCGCGGCGTCCGGCACTCCGTTGCCGGCCGGGCTGACGGCGCTCGGCGAGGTCGGGCTGGCCGGCGAGATCCGCCGCGTGTCCGGCCTGCAGCGGCGGCTGGCCGAAGCCGAGCGCATGGGGTTCACGACGGCGCTGGTGCCGGGCGACCCCGGCCCCGTGCCCGGCGGCATCCGCGTCGTCGAGGTCGCCGACGTCGGCCAGGCGCTGGCGGCGGCCGGTCGCAATGCCGGGTTGGCGGCGGATTCGCCCCAGCGCACCTGAATCGTTGCGTGGTATTGACGTCAACGACGCCACACACCGGCACATCACGCCCTAGACTGTTCTATCCGCGCCGTCGGCTGTCCCTCGCCGGGACGGCGCCGCGCAAACGTACACTGTTCATCAACGAGAAGCCGTTCGGGTCACGACAGGGGTCACGTGCAAGGCATCGATCGAGCCGGCGCCGACGCGAAGCTGCGCCTGGCTCTGGCAGCTGTGGCGCCCGGCACGGCGCTGCGCGAGGGCCTGGAGCGGATCCTGCGCGGCCGCACCGGCGCCCTGGTCGTGCTCGGCTACGACAAGACCATCGAGGCCATGTCCACCGGCGGCTTCAGCCTCGACGTCGAGTTCAGCGCCACCCGGCTGCGCGAGCTGGCGAAGATGGACGGCGCCATCGTCGTCGACCGCGACTGCACGAAGATCCTCAAGGCGGCCACCCAGCTGGTGCCCGACCCGTCCATCCCGACGACCGAGTCCGGCACCCGGCACCGCACCGCCGAGCGCGTGGCCAAGCAGACCGGCTTCCCGGTCATCTCGGTCAGCCAGTCCATGCGCATCGTCGCCATCTACGTCGACGACATCCGCTACGTGCTCGAGGACGCCGGGCAGATCCTGTCGCGGGCCAACCAGGCGCTGGCCACGCTCGAGCGCTACAAGCTGCGCCTCGACGAAGTGTCCGGCACGCTGTCGGCGCTGGAGATCGAGGACCTCGTCACCGTCCGCGACGTCGTCTCGGTGGCGCAGCGGCTGGAGATGGTGCGGCGCATCTCGGTCGAGATCGACGGCTACGTGGTCGAGCTCGGCACCGACGGCCGGCTGCTCAGCCTGCAGCTCGACGAGCTCGTCGCCGGCGTCGACTCCGACCGCGAGCTGGTCATCCGCGACTACCTGCCGGCACCGTCCGGACGCCGCAAGCGCAGCCTCGGCGAGGCCATCAGCGCGCTCGACACACTGTCCGGCACCGACCTGCTCGACCTCGGCGCGGTCGCCCGGGCGCTCGGCTTCCCCGGCGGCGGCGAGCAGCTCGACGCCGCGGTGAGCCCGCGCGGGTTCCGGCTGCTGGCCCGGGTGCCGCGGCTGCCCGACAGCGTCATCGACCGCCTGGTCGAGCACTTCGGCGGCCTGCAGAAGCTCCTCGCCGCCAGCGTCGACGATCTCCAAGCCGTCGAGGGCGTCGGCGAGTCCCGCGCCCGCAGCGTCCGCGAGGGACTGTCCCGGCTGGCCGAGTCCAGCATCCTCGAACGCTACGTCTGACCAGCGTCGTCGCGGACGAACGTCGTGCGAACGAACGTTGTCAGCGCCCGCCCGTAGGGTGGGCACCCTCCCAACCGGGCGGGGACCGAACTCAGGCACACGAACGCACAGTTCGGGCGAACCGGACACCGCACTCGTCAGCTGGCGAAGGCAGCGACGGCGTCGGCGAACCGGTCGAGGTCCGCGGCGAAGTCCGGCCGCGGCGGCTCCGTGCAGCCCGGCAGCACGACCGCACCCGGCACGAGCGCGGCCAGCGCGTCCACCGCCCGGCGCTGGTGGAACGGGTTCGGCGGGTCCGCCGGCAGCAGGCCAGGCCAGCAGCAGGCGGGCGACCGTGTCCGGCCTGGCCAGCGCCAGCCGCACCGCCGCCGAGCAGCCGTTCGACCCGGCGATGACGACCACCGGCTCCCCGGGCAGCGTCCGAGCCAGGTGATCTGCCTCGGCCGCCCACGACGTCGCGCGAGTCAGCCGATCCGGCGCGAGCACGTCGAAGCCGCGACCCTCCAGCGCGTCGATGACGCCCGGCCGCCGCCAGAAGGCGTCGGCGTCCATGCCCGGTTCCCAGAGCCCACCGTGGACCAGCAGCAGCGTCGTCACCGACGCATTGTCGCGTACATGACTCGTGGGCCCGCCGCCCTCTCGCGAAGGCGCCGGACCCACGAGGTTCATCTCATTTCGTGTCACGGCGGCGGGTGGGACCGCCGTGCTCGATCGCCGGGCCGGAGCCCGGCTGCTCTCAGAGCGAGCGCGCGGCGTCGGCCGGAACGGCCTCGCCGGTGATGCCGCCCTGCGGGACCTCGACGCTCAGCTCGGGGAAGCTCAGCAGGCCGACCTCGGCGCTGGCCACCTCGACGTCGCCCACGACCGGGACCGGGACGGTCACCGTCACGCGCACCGACAGGCCGCCGCCCGACGCGGACGCGACCGTGCCGTCCTCGGCGAGGACGGTGTCGGAGTCGCGGTAGTCGGCGAAGTTCAGGTTCACCGACAGGCCGCCCAGGTCGAACGTCTCGTCGAAGCCCGGCTCGACGTGGATGACGTCGTTGTCACCGACGTGCAGCTCGAGGGCCGGCAGCTCGTAGTCGAACGCCGCGCCGCCCGGCTCACCGGTCGCCGCGAGCCGGCCCCACGCGTTCGGCGTCTCGCCGTCGTCGGAGCCCGCCAGGCCGAGCGAGATGCCGCCGTTGGCCGCCCCGCCCAGGACGCTCAGGTCGGCGAACCGGCCGCTGACCTCGGCGTAGGCGCCCAGCGAGCCGTCGTCCTTCGGGAACGTGCCGGTCTCCTGCAGCAGCTGGCCGGCGCCGACGGTGACGACCGGGCTACCGGCCGGCAGCTCGATCGGCAGCATGTCCGCGACCCCACCCAGGTCCGCGATGTCGATCAGGTCGACCTCGCCGACACCCGAGTACAGCGACGTCAGCACGCCGCCTGCGCCGCCCTCGGTGACGAGGTCGTCGTTCCAGTTGGCCTTGACCTCGCCGGAGATCGCGTCGAGGTTGCCGAGGATCGGCACCTCGAGGCCGTGCAGGCCGTAGGTGGCCGTGTCGGCCTCCTCCGGCAACGCGACCTGCTCGACCAGGTACGGGACGTCGAACTCGGCGCCCGCGCCGCCGACGCTGGCGATGATCCCGAACGCCCGGGAGAAGACGCCCTCGTCCTCGCCCTCGACGCCGGCCGAGTTCGCCTCGGACTCGATCTGCCCGACGGTGACGTGCGCGTCGAGCTCCGGCACCTCCACCGGGAGGGGCGCCTCGGCGCCGGTCCTCACCTGCGCGGTGGCGTAGTAGCCGTCCGCTGCGATCCTGAACTCGCCGGAGCGCTGGTCCGGCTCGGCGGCCGTGCCGGACTCGGTGGCCTGTGCCTGCAGCCCGGCGGCCGAGCAGACCAGCGCCGCGCCGGCCACGCCCGCTGCCACCTTGACCGCACCACGACGCACACGCCGCCGGTCAGTCGCTTCCAGAGTCATACTTGCTCCTTCTCCACTACCCTTTTCCGGCCTCGATGGGGACAAAGTCCGGATTTATCCGTGCGTGCAGAATTGATCACGCGTCAGAGACGCTAACTACGAGACTGATCATGAGTCAATGACCATGACGAAACGTCGTCGGCGGATATTTTCCGGTGTCCTTTTTGGCCCTTTGTGACCCGCTGCCGCCGGGCCTAGACTCGACGCTGATGCACGCCACCGTCCTGTCCTGGTACTCCGCTCACGCGCGCGATCTGCCGTGGCGCGCGCCCGGCCGGACGCCCTGGGGCGTGTTGGTGAGCGAGATCATGCTGCAGCAGACCCCGGTCGTGCGGGTCGAGCCGGTGTGGCACGAGTGGATGCGACGGTGGCCGCGGCCGGCCGATCTCGCCGCCGAGGAGCCGGGCGAGGCGATCCGCGCGTGGGGACGGCTGGGCTACCCGCGGCGGGCGCTGCGGCTGCACGCGGCGGCCGGGGCGATCGTCGCGCGGCACGGTGGTGACGTGCCGGGGACGTACGACGAGCTGATCGCGCTGCCCGGCATCGGCGACTACACGGCCGCGGCGGTCGCGTCGTTCGCGTTCGGCGCCCGGCACGCCGTCCTCGACACCAACGTCCGCCGGGTGCTCGCCCGCGCCGTCGCCGGGACCCAGTACGCACCCGTCGCGCCGACGTCCGCCGAGCGGCGGCTGGCGCTGGACCTGGTGCCGGACGGCGACACCGCGCCCCGCTGGGCGGTCGCCGTCATGGAACTGGGCGCGCTGGTCTGCACCGCCCGCTCGCCGCGCTGCTCGGCCTGCCCCATCGCCGACCAGTGCGCCTGGCGCCTCGCCGGCTCCCCTCCCGACGACGGTCCCCCACGCCGCGGCCAGCCCTGGCACGGCACCGACCGCCAGGTCCGCGGCCGCCTGATGGCAATCCTCCGCGACTCGACCACCCCCGTGCCCAAACACCTGCTCGAGGCCACCTGGCCCGACCCCGCCCAACGCGAACGCGCCCTCGACACCCTCGTCGCCGACGGCCTCATCGAACCCTTGGACGGCGACCTCTTCCGCCTCCCCACCTCTCCCCCGCCCGCCGGTCAAGTGGGATAGCCCTGGCCGTGCGGCGGGCGCGGAGCTGGCGGCCCGGTGCGCACGACCATGAGGAGGGGACGGCGGGTGCGGAGCCGGCGTCAAGAGCGCACGCGGCATGCTTCACCGCCGCGAAGCGGAGCCGGCGCAGCACCCGCCGCCCCCTCCGACCCCGCAAGCAGACCCCGCCGGCGCAGCGCCACAAGACACCGCCCGGCGTGACCACCCTTGACCGGCGGTAATCATTTCGCTACGTTCCGCCACAAGCTGGCTCGCTGAAAACGGCAACCGCCCGTCCCCCGGAGGCCCACATGCCCGTGATTCGCCGTCGCAGCTTTCTCCGCGCCGTCGCGGCGACCGGCGCCGTCGTGCTCATCGCCCCGCGTGCGGCGGCGGACGAGGACGAGGGCGCGGAGTGGGTCGCCGCCCGGTTGGCGGGCATGACGCTGGAACAGAAGGTCGGCCAGCTGTTCGTCGTCCAGGTGTACGGGGCCGACGCGCACACGGTCACGGCGGCGCAGCGGACCAGCAACCGGGCCGCCTACGGCGTCGACACCCCCGCCGACGTGGTGGAGAAGTATCACCTCGGCGGCGTCATCTACTTCGCGTGGGCGGGCAACGTCGACCGGCCGGAGCAGATAGCGCAGCTCTCCAATGCCCTCCAACAGTCCGCGACGGCGTCCGGCGGGCCGCCGCTGCTGATCTCGGCGGACCAGGAGACCGGCATCGTCGCCCGGATGCCCGCGCCTGCGACGCAGTTCCCCGGCGCCCAGGCCCTGGCGGCCGCCCAGAGCACGAACGCCGCCCGGGAAGCGGCCCGGATCACCGCCCGCGAGCTGCGCGCCGTCGGCATCAACCAGAACTTCGCGCCGGTCGCGGACGTCAACGTCAACGCCGAGAACCCGGTCATCGGCGTGCGCAGCTTCAGCT is from Jiangella alkaliphila and encodes:
- a CDS encoding Ppx/GppA phosphatase family protein, whose amino-acid sequence is MRMGVLDVGSNTVHLLLVDAHRGARPLPAYKQKTDLSLVELLDDSGSISGEGADRLVQTCRDAVEAAEDKGATSMLAFATSALREAVNGTAVLDRVRDEAGVDLQILSGEDEARLTFLAVRRWYGWSAGRLLSVDIGGGSLELAAGGDENPDVAVSLPLGAARLTRAWFTGDPPSKDEVRALRRHVRAEIASIIGGVNRYGTHDRAVASSKTFRSLARVAGAAPSGDGPYVRRTLSRSDVQELVKKLAAMTTAERAKLPGVSSGRAAQLLAGAVVADAVVDLFEVDEIDICPWALREGIILRRLDQFEGGEFGEAVEAGREV
- a CDS encoding LPXTG cell wall anchor domain-containing protein codes for the protein MPDTGASSQLLFVAVGLLLAGAAAAFAVNRRQVQQ
- a CDS encoding class I SAM-dependent methyltransferase; its protein translation is MRRDVIPSPNIWHYPDVYEIENRGVDPGGVLEAAMLRIHDWAGLDLLDVGCGTGFHLPRFAASARRVVGVEPHPPLVRRAQQRVAALPAAVRSRITVLRGKAQQLPLPPASVDVVHARWSYFFGPGSEPGLAELGRVLRHGGTAFVIDNDATRSTFGRWFRTALPSYDAEAVERFWARQGWQREPLTMRWELPDRAAFEAVVRIEFDPENAEAILTEHDAASVDYAVNLFWRRF
- the radA gene encoding DNA repair protein RadA; this translates as MAKAKTTAPVFRCSECGWSTAKWVGRCGECQAWGTVEQAGTAKAGVTAAGPVTEAAQPIGSVAIEAARSRPTGVGEFDRALGGGLVQGAVILLAGEPGVGKSTLLLDVTARWAHEAGRALYVTGEESAAQVRLRAERIDAVADHLYLAAETDLSAVLGHIDEVQPSLLVLDSVQTVSSAAVDGAAGGVTQVREVAASLIRLAKDRGIATILVGHVTKDGSIAGPRVLEHLVDVVLHFEGDRHSRLRLVRTVKNRFGPADEVGCFDLTDTGISSLADPTGLFLSRHATPVPGTCVTVTLEGRRPLLGEVQALVATSALATPRRANSGLDSSRVAMVLAVLERRGQVRLSNSDVYTSTVGGAKLSEPSTDLALLLAVAGAASGTPLPAGLTALGEVGLAGEIRRVSGLQRRLAEAERMGFTTALVPGDPGPVPGGIRVVEVADVGQALAAAGRNAGLAADSPQRT
- the disA gene encoding DNA integrity scanning diadenylate cyclase DisA, encoding MQGIDRAGADAKLRLALAAVAPGTALREGLERILRGRTGALVVLGYDKTIEAMSTGGFSLDVEFSATRLRELAKMDGAIVVDRDCTKILKAATQLVPDPSIPTTESGTRHRTAERVAKQTGFPVISVSQSMRIVAIYVDDIRYVLEDAGQILSRANQALATLERYKLRLDEVSGTLSALEIEDLVTVRDVVSVAQRLEMVRRISVEIDGYVVELGTDGRLLSLQLDELVAGVDSDRELVIRDYLPAPSGRRKRSLGEAISALDTLSGTDLLDLGAVARALGFPGGGEQLDAAVSPRGFRLLARVPRLPDSVIDRLVEHFGGLQKLLAASVDDLQAVEGVGESRARSVREGLSRLAESSILERYV
- a CDS encoding HhH-GPD family protein, whose protein sequence is MHATVLSWYSAHARDLPWRAPGRTPWGVLVSEIMLQQTPVVRVEPVWHEWMRRWPRPADLAAEEPGEAIRAWGRLGYPRRALRLHAAAGAIVARHGGDVPGTYDELIALPGIGDYTAAAVASFAFGARHAVLDTNVRRVLARAVAGTQYAPVAPTSAERRLALDLVPDGDTAPRWAVAVMELGALVCTARSPRCSACPIADQCAWRLAGSPPDDGPPRRGQPWHGTDRQVRGRLMAILRDSTTPVPKHLLEATWPDPAQRERALDTLVADGLIEPLDGDLFRLPTSPPPAGQVG